A genomic segment from Phragmites australis chromosome 6, lpPhrAust1.1, whole genome shotgun sequence encodes:
- the LOC133921660 gene encoding kinesin-like protein KIN-7C — MGAVGGDQLVQWDKMGGPDAVNDIGGGAGKLDRIQVLVRLRPLSEKEVARGEPAEWECINDTTVMFRSTFPDRPTAPTAYTFDRVFHSDCSTKEVYVEGVKEVALSVVSGINSSIFAYGQTSSGKTYTMTGVTEYTVADIYDYINKHEERAFVLKFSAIEIYNEVVRDLLSAENTPLRLWDDAERGTYVENLTEVILRDWNHLKGLISVCEAQRRTGETFLNEKSSRSHQILRLTVESSAREFLGKDKSTTLVASANFIDLAGSERASQALSAGTRLKEGCHINKSLLALGTVIRKLSMGSNAHIPYRDSKLTRILQPSLGGNARTAIICTLSPATSHIEQSRNTLLFGSCAKEVVTSAQVNVVMSDKALVKHLQKEVARLESELRQPASNSSLEALVKEKDNQIRKMEKEIKELKSQRDLAQSRLQNLLQTVGEHPKHSGSGKRAVRSPPSIGMPPCNSRDDSSQISHDESDIYKEVRCIETNGTGGNEQLDISAGGSSACGAGSNASVNSRHSRLLGETPITLEQHLENIRRPFVCGTRDLGSSTRNSSGCRVIGRSRSCRSLTGSTLFDGMEVDDGTPLNRSLVDFPGRSEGYNRRGSALNYDAESETLSRAGSILSETSKGATNTNGACDAEFTGIGEFVAELKEMAQVHYQKQLGGQNANGEYGDSTIKSIGLDPIVVGSPSRWPLEFEKKQQEIIELWHACSISLVHRTYFFLLFKGDQADSIYMEVELRRLSFLRETYSRGSTPSNAVVGSLNSSPVASAKKLQREREMLARQMQKQLTVEEREHLYTKWGVSLDSKKRKLQVARRLWTETKDLEHVRESASLVAKLIGLQEPGQVLREMFGLSFAPQQPPPARRRSSNGWRYGIPSFG; from the exons CCATTCTGACTGCAGTACCAAAGAAGTCTACGTGGAAGGGGTTAAGGAAGTTGCCCTCTCTGTAGTTAGTGGCATTAACT CCAGTATATTTGCATATGGACAAACAAGTAGTGGAAAGACATATACTATGACTGGAGTAACAGAATATACAGTAGCAGACATATATGATTACATTAACAAG CATGAAGAGAGAGCATTTGTTCTGAAATTTTCAGCAATTGAAATATATAATGAAGTTGTAAGGGATCTTCTGAGTGCAGAAAACACTCCACTTAGACTTTGGGATGATGCAGAG AGGGGCACCTACGTGGAGAACCTTACAGAGGTTATATTAAGGGACTGGAACCACCTCAAGGGGCTTATTTCGGTGTGTGAAG CTCAAAGAAGGACAGGGGAGAcctttttaaatgaaaaaagcTCCAGATCCCATCAAATTCTCAGATTG ACTGTAGAAAGTTCTGCCCGGGAGTTCTTAGGGAAGGACAAGTCAACTACACTTGTCGCTAGTGCG AACTTTATTGATCTGGCAGGAAGTGAGCGTGCATCTCAGGCATTGTCTGCTGGCACGAGGCTAAAAGAAGGTTGCCATATTAATAAAAGTCTGCTTGCCCTTGGCACTGTCATTAGGAAACTGAG CATGGGAAGTAATGCACACATACCATACAGAGATTCGAAGCTCACACGCATATTACAGCCATCTTTGGGAGGCAATGCAAGAACTGCCATTATTTGTACACTGAGCCCTGCAACTAGCCATATTGAGCAATCAAGAAATACCCTGCTATTTGGGAGTTGTGCAAAAGAAGTAGTTACAAGTGCTCAGGTTAATGTGGTGATGTCTGATAAAGCACTAGTTAAGCATTTGCAAAAGGAGGTTGCTAGATTGGAGAGTGAGTTGCGGCAGCCAGCTTCAAATTCCAGTCTAGAAGCATTAGTGAAGGAAAAAGACAATCAAATCAGAAAG ATggagaaagaaataaaagaactCAAGTCTCAGCGCGATTTGGCTCAGTCTAGGTTGCAGAATTTGCTGCAGACTGTTGGGGAGCACCCAAAGCACTCG GGATCAGGAAAGCGTGCAGTCCGAAGCCCTCCATCTATTGGAATGCCCCCATGCAACAGCAGAGATGACAGTTCTCAGATCTCTCATGATGAGTCAGATATTTACAAGGAAGTACGATGTATTGAAACCAATGGAACAGGAGGAAATGAACAGTTGGATATATCAGCCGGTGGAAGTAGTGCGTGTGGTGCTGGTTCAAATGCATCAGTGAATTCAAGGCATTCGAGGCTCCTAGGTGAAACTCCTATCACGTTGGAGCAGCATTTGGAGAATATCAGGAGGCCTTTTGTCTGTGGTACCAGAGATCTAGGATCTTCAACACGTAACTCCTCGGGCTGTAGAGTAATTGGTAGAAGCAGGAGCTGTAGATCACTGACAGGTTCTACTCTGTTTGATGGTATGGAGGTGGATGATGGCACCCCACTAAATAGAAGTTTGGTAGATTTCCCTGGAAGATCTGAAGGGTATAATAGAAGGGGATCTGCACTGAACTATGATGCAGAAAGTGAAACTCTTTCAAGAGCAGGATCCATACTTTCTGAGACTTCAAAGGGTGCAACCAACACAAATGGTGCGTGTGATGCAGAATTTACCGGTATTGGTGAATTTGTTGCTGAACTGAAAGAGATGGCTCAGGTTCATTATCAGAAACAGCTAGGTGGTCAG AATGCAAATGGGGAATATGGAGACAGCACTATAAAGAGCATTGGATTGGACCCTATCGTAGTTGGTTCACCTTCTCGCTGGCCATTGGAATTCGAGAAGAAACAGCAAGAGATCATCGAGCTTTGGCATGCATGCAGTATTTCCTTAGTCCACAGGACCTACTTTTTCTTGCTATTCAAGGGAGATCAGGCTGATTCAATCTACATGGAAGTGGAGCTTCGTAGGCTGTCATTCCTCAGAGAAACTTATTCTCGGGGAAGTACCCCTAGCAATGCAGTAGTAGGCAGTTTGAACTCTTCACCTGTTGCGAG CGCTAAGAAGCTGCAACGCGAACGGGAGATGCTCGCCAGGCAGATGCAGAAGCAGCTCACAGTGGAGGAAAGAGAGCACCTGTACACCAAGTGGGGTGTTTCACTGGACTCCAAGAAGAGGAAGCTGCAGGTTGCTCGTCGCCTCTGGACGGAGACCAAAGACCTGGAGCATGTCAGGGAGAGCGCCTCCCTGGTCGCCAAGCTGATCGGGCTCCAGGAGCCAGGGCAGGTCCTCAGGGAGATGTTCGGGCTCAGCTTTGCGCCGCAGCAGCCACCACCCGCCCGGCGGCGATCCTCCAACGGCTGGAGATACGGGATCCCTTCGTTCGGCTGA